From Synechococcus sp. A10-1-5-1, a single genomic window includes:
- the coaE gene encoding dephospho-CoA kinase (Dephospho-CoA kinase (CoaE) performs the final step in coenzyme A biosynthesis.) — protein sequence MSRSPRWCGAQRRIGLTGGIATGKSTVGRLLEAEGLRVLDADHYAREALAPGSPGAKAVLERYGDCVRAQGTDPECPTIDRGALGSIVFSHPDEKLWLEQLIHPLVRQRFDQELADLSGEQTVVLMIPLLFEVGLEALCSEIWLVDCDERQQLERLMQRDGLCRADAEARINAQWPLEEKRRISDVVIDNRVTTGSEQHLRRSIQKAI from the coding sequence ATGAGCCGGTCGCCACGTTGGTGCGGAGCGCAACGGCGGATTGGCCTGACCGGCGGCATTGCCACAGGCAAAAGCACGGTGGGCCGGCTCCTTGAGGCAGAAGGACTCCGTGTTCTGGATGCGGACCACTACGCCCGCGAGGCCCTGGCTCCTGGTAGCCCAGGTGCCAAAGCCGTGCTGGAGCGCTATGGCGACTGCGTTCGAGCCCAGGGAACGGACCCCGAGTGCCCAACGATCGATCGCGGGGCCCTCGGCTCGATTGTTTTTAGTCACCCCGATGAAAAGCTCTGGCTGGAGCAACTGATCCATCCGCTCGTGCGCCAACGCTTTGATCAAGAGCTCGCCGACCTCAGCGGCGAACAGACGGTGGTGTTGATGATCCCTCTTCTCTTCGAAGTCGGCCTCGAGGCCCTCTGCAGCGAGATCTGGCTCGTGGACTGCGACGAGAGGCAGCAACTGGAACGCCTGATGCAACGCGATGGTCTCTGCCGAGCAGACGCGGAAGCCCGGATTAATGCTCAGTGGCCGCTTGAGGAGAAACGGCGCATAAGCGATGTCGTGATTGACAACAGAGTGACAACCGGATCAGAACAACATCTCCGAAGAAGCATTCAGAAGGCAATCTGA
- the gatB gene encoding Asp-tRNA(Asn)/Glu-tRNA(Gln) amidotransferase subunit GatB, translated as MAAEAAWEAVIGLETHVQLGTNSKIFTGASTTFGDDPNTHIDPVVCGLPGTLPVLNQKVLEYAVKASMALNLNIAEHSKFDRKQYFYPDLPKNYQISQYDEPIAEDGWIEVEVAEKGKETYLKKIGIERLHMEEDAGKLVHAGSDRLAGSTHSLVDYNRAGVALAEIVSKPDLRTGREAAEYASEIRRIMRYLGVSDGNMQEGSLRCDVNISVRRGPDAPFGTKVEIKNMNSFSAIQKACEYEIQRQIKAYETGEPIVQETRLWDEGKQLTKSMRSKEGASDYRYFPDPDLGPIEVSADLREGWRSELPELPAAKRHRYAEDLGLSQYDARVLTDERPMAEFFEAAVAAGADPKGVSNWITGDIAAYVNANRLSYSELAFRPEQVAEMVKLIDDGKISGKIAKEILPELLEKGGSPAKIVDERGLGMISDPAAITAIVEELLAAHPEEVEAFRGGKNKLQGFFVGQLMKKTGGKADPKLANQILSQKLKG; from the coding sequence ATGGCTGCTGAGGCCGCCTGGGAAGCAGTGATCGGCTTGGAGACCCATGTGCAACTGGGGACCAATAGCAAGATCTTCACCGGCGCCTCCACCACCTTTGGGGACGATCCCAACACCCATATCGATCCGGTGGTTTGCGGTCTACCAGGCACCCTTCCGGTGCTGAATCAGAAGGTGCTGGAGTACGCCGTGAAGGCGTCCATGGCCCTCAACCTGAATATTGCTGAGCACAGCAAATTCGATCGCAAGCAATATTTCTATCCCGACCTTCCGAAGAACTATCAGATCTCTCAGTACGACGAGCCCATTGCCGAGGACGGTTGGATTGAGGTCGAAGTAGCTGAGAAAGGCAAAGAGACCTACCTCAAAAAGATTGGGATTGAGCGCCTTCACATGGAGGAGGACGCCGGCAAGTTGGTCCACGCCGGTAGTGATCGCCTCGCCGGTTCGACCCACTCCTTGGTGGACTACAACCGCGCCGGCGTGGCCCTTGCTGAGATCGTGAGTAAGCCGGATCTGAGGACCGGCCGGGAGGCGGCGGAGTACGCCTCAGAGATCCGCCGGATCATGCGTTATCTGGGCGTTAGCGACGGAAACATGCAGGAGGGTTCCCTGCGCTGTGACGTCAACATCTCCGTGCGCCGCGGGCCGGATGCCCCCTTTGGCACGAAGGTGGAGATCAAGAACATGAACTCCTTCTCGGCCATCCAGAAGGCCTGTGAGTACGAGATTCAGCGTCAGATCAAGGCCTACGAAACGGGCGAGCCGATTGTTCAAGAGACCCGCCTCTGGGATGAGGGCAAGCAGCTCACCAAGAGCATGCGCAGCAAGGAGGGAGCCAGCGACTACCGCTACTTCCCCGACCCGGATCTCGGACCCATTGAAGTCAGCGCAGACCTGCGGGAAGGCTGGCGCTCTGAGCTGCCTGAGCTACCAGCCGCGAAGCGCCACCGTTACGCGGAGGACCTTGGCTTGTCCCAGTACGACGCTCGCGTGCTGACCGATGAGCGTCCAATGGCGGAATTCTTCGAGGCGGCTGTTGCCGCCGGAGCGGATCCCAAGGGTGTCTCGAATTGGATCACGGGTGATATTGCCGCTTACGTCAATGCCAATCGCCTCAGCTACAGCGAACTGGCCTTCCGTCCGGAGCAGGTGGCGGAAATGGTGAAGCTGATCGATGACGGCAAGATCAGCGGCAAAATTGCCAAGGAAATCCTTCCTGAACTTCTAGAGAAGGGTGGCTCACCGGCCAAGATCGTTGATGAGCGTGGTCTGGGCATGATCAGTGACCCCGCTGCCATTACTGCGATCGTTGAAGAGCTGCTGGCGGCCCATCCTGAGGAGGTCGAAGCCTTCCGCGGCGGTAAGAACAAACTCCAGGGCTTCTTTGTCGGTCAGCTGATGAAGAAGACCGGCGGTAAGGCTGATCCGAAGCTGGCGAATCAAATCCTGAGTCAGAAGTTGAAGGGCTAA
- the ndk gene encoding nucleoside-diphosphate kinase, with product MAAERTFIAIKPDGVQRGLVGEILGRFERKGFKLVGLKQLTPSRELAESHYGVHRERPFFAGLVDFITSGPVVAMVWEGDGVIASARKLIGATKPLEAEPGTIRGDLAVNIGRNVIHGSDAPETAQFEIGLWFQASELSDWTPSDQGWRVEG from the coding sequence ATGGCTGCCGAGCGCACCTTTATTGCCATCAAGCCCGATGGTGTTCAGCGCGGTTTGGTGGGCGAGATCCTCGGCCGCTTCGAGCGCAAGGGCTTCAAGCTGGTGGGCCTCAAGCAGCTCACCCCCAGCCGTGAACTGGCGGAGAGCCACTACGGCGTCCACCGCGAGCGCCCCTTCTTCGCTGGCCTGGTGGACTTCATCACCTCCGGCCCCGTGGTGGCCATGGTCTGGGAAGGCGACGGTGTGATCGCCAGTGCTCGCAAGCTGATCGGCGCCACCAAGCCCCTGGAAGCTGAGCCCGGCACCATCCGCGGTGATCTGGCCGTGAACATCGGCCGCAACGTCATCCACGGTTCTGACGCCCCCGAAACGGCTCAGTTCGAGATCGGTCTCTGGTTCCAGGCCTCTGAGCTCAGCGACTGGACCCCTTCTGATCAGGGCTGGCGCGTCGAGGGCTGA
- the speA gene encoding biosynthetic arginine decarboxylase, with product MVSAENASWSAADSAALYGLDRWGDPYFSVNARGHISVQPKGERGGSLDLLDLVQGLEGRSLGLPLLIRFDDILEDRLERLHAAFERAIAQYGYAGRYQGVFPVKCNQQRHVVEELVTCGKRWHFGLEAGSKAELLIALSLVDDPEALLICNGYKDQRYIETAILARRLGRQPVVVIEQADEVERIIQASQDLGAAPFIGIRAKLSSRSTGRWGSSVGAKAKFGLAIPELLATVEALKKANLLNDLKLLHFHVGSQINDIAVLKDALQEAGQIYVELTKLGAPMGFLDVGGGLGVDYDGSRTATSASTNYSLQNYANDVVATVRECCEPHGVPVPTLVSESGRAIASHFSVLVFNVLGQSTVPSGCPAAQGDEALTVRNLRQTLAEIEAVDGQGDRDLSKLQETWNDALKFKDDALSAFRLGYMSLPERSVAEQLTWACAQAIAQKLPGNEAIPEELSNLKAELAATFYANLSVFRSVPDSWAIEQLFPLLPIHRLNEQPEALGHFADLTCDSDGKLARFIAQGQSKPLLELHALNPAEPYLIGLFLGGAYQEVMGNLHNLFGTTNAVHIRLSPGGGYQVDHVVRGDTNAEVLEAMEHDPEVLLERLRMTSESAIQKGNLKIQEARRLMDHLETSLRQTTYLQS from the coding sequence ATGGTCTCCGCTGAAAACGCCAGCTGGAGCGCGGCTGACAGCGCAGCCCTCTATGGCCTCGATCGCTGGGGGGATCCCTATTTCTCGGTCAATGCCCGCGGTCACATCAGCGTGCAACCCAAAGGGGAACGGGGCGGCAGCCTTGATCTCCTGGATCTCGTCCAGGGGCTGGAAGGCCGGAGCCTTGGCCTTCCCCTGCTGATCCGCTTCGACGACATCCTCGAAGACCGGCTCGAGCGGCTGCATGCCGCCTTCGAACGCGCCATTGCCCAGTACGGCTACGCCGGTCGCTACCAGGGGGTCTTCCCCGTGAAGTGCAACCAGCAGCGTCACGTGGTCGAGGAGCTCGTGACCTGCGGCAAGCGCTGGCACTTCGGCCTGGAGGCCGGCAGCAAGGCAGAACTGCTGATCGCCCTGTCCTTAGTTGACGACCCCGAGGCGCTGCTGATCTGCAACGGCTACAAGGACCAGCGCTACATCGAAACCGCCATCCTGGCCAGACGACTGGGCCGGCAACCGGTGGTCGTCATCGAACAGGCCGATGAGGTCGAGCGGATCATCCAGGCGAGCCAGGACCTGGGCGCGGCCCCATTCATTGGCATCCGAGCCAAGCTCTCCAGCCGCAGCACCGGCCGCTGGGGCAGCTCCGTTGGCGCCAAGGCGAAATTTGGCTTGGCTATCCCCGAACTCCTGGCCACGGTCGAGGCCCTGAAGAAGGCCAACCTGCTGAACGACCTGAAGCTGCTGCACTTCCACGTGGGCAGTCAGATCAACGACATCGCCGTTCTTAAGGACGCCCTGCAGGAAGCCGGGCAGATCTATGTCGAGCTCACCAAGCTCGGCGCCCCGATGGGCTTCCTCGATGTGGGTGGTGGTCTCGGGGTCGACTACGACGGCAGCCGCACCGCCACATCGGCCTCGACGAACTACTCGCTGCAGAACTACGCCAACGACGTCGTGGCCACCGTTCGGGAATGCTGTGAACCCCACGGCGTTCCCGTGCCCACCCTGGTTTCTGAAAGCGGGCGCGCCATCGCCAGCCACTTCTCTGTGCTGGTCTTCAACGTGCTGGGCCAAAGCACCGTGCCCAGCGGCTGCCCAGCGGCCCAGGGAGACGAGGCACTCACGGTCCGCAACCTGCGCCAAACCCTCGCTGAGATTGAAGCCGTCGATGGGCAGGGCGATCGGGATCTCTCCAAGTTGCAGGAAACCTGGAACGACGCCCTCAAGTTCAAAGACGATGCTTTGAGCGCGTTTCGCCTGGGCTACATGAGCCTTCCGGAGCGTTCCGTTGCCGAACAACTCACCTGGGCCTGCGCCCAGGCCATTGCCCAAAAACTGCCCGGTAATGAAGCGATCCCCGAGGAGCTGAGCAACCTGAAGGCCGAGCTTGCCGCCACCTTCTACGCCAACTTGTCAGTGTTTCGCTCCGTTCCCGATAGCTGGGCCATTGAGCAACTCTTCCCGCTGCTACCGATCCACCGGCTGAACGAACAGCCTGAGGCGCTAGGGCACTTCGCGGACCTCACCTGCGACTCCGACGGGAAATTGGCGCGCTTCATCGCCCAGGGACAAAGCAAACCGTTGCTGGAGCTGCACGCACTGAATCCGGCTGAGCCCTACCTGATCGGTCTCTTCCTGGGCGGGGCCTACCAAGAGGTCATGGGCAATCTCCACAACCTGTTTGGCACCACCAATGCCGTCCACATCCGTCTCTCACCAGGAGGCGGCTACCAGGTCGATCACGTCGTGCGCGGAGACACCAACGCCGAGGTGCTTGAAGCGATGGAACACGACCCTGAGGTCCTGCTGGAGCGCCTGCGCATGACCAGCGAGTCAGCGATCCAAAAGGGAAATCTCAAGATCCAGGAGGCCCGGCGCCTGATGGATCACCTGGAGACCAGCCTCAGGCAAACGACTTACCTGCAGAGCTGA
- a CDS encoding FAD-dependent oxidoreductase: MTAAHDNGVLILGGGLMGLALAHQLAREGRSVEVLSRQRSEAAGFVAAGMLAPHAEGLSGDLLRLGQESLQRIPAWVQQIEADSGLSCGLRDCGIVVPFASAAERDVYPTAPWGQALDRAGLEREIPGIGPGWQAGLLFQQDGQIDNRRQLMRALERSCVDLGVRFQEGVEVLELLQQDQTLQGIRVRNAEGDLQTIDAREAVLCCGAWSAELLPELPIYPVKGQMLSLQGPKDALPRVIFGPGTYLVPREDGLLVVGATSERDAGFTTGLTPFGQRQLQAGIAALLPEAKHWPPMERWWGFRPCTPDEGPLLGASSISGLWLAAGHHRNGVLLAAITAQLLRKCLLGEILVREEEDLLAAFSWKRFS; the protein is encoded by the coding sequence ATGACAGCCGCCCACGACAACGGAGTTCTGATCCTGGGTGGCGGCCTGATGGGACTGGCCCTGGCCCATCAGCTCGCCCGGGAAGGTCGCTCCGTTGAGGTCCTCAGCCGGCAGCGCAGCGAGGCGGCTGGTTTTGTGGCCGCCGGGATGCTCGCTCCCCACGCCGAGGGGCTCAGCGGTGATCTGCTGCGCCTGGGCCAAGAGAGCCTGCAGCGCATTCCCGCCTGGGTGCAACAGATCGAAGCCGACAGCGGCCTGTCCTGCGGTCTGCGGGACTGCGGAATCGTGGTGCCCTTCGCCTCAGCGGCGGAGCGTGACGTCTACCCCACGGCTCCCTGGGGCCAAGCCCTCGATCGAGCGGGCCTCGAGCGTGAAATCCCAGGCATCGGGCCGGGATGGCAGGCCGGACTGCTGTTCCAGCAGGACGGACAAATCGATAACCGCCGCCAACTCATGCGCGCCCTGGAGCGCTCCTGCGTCGACCTGGGTGTCCGCTTCCAGGAGGGCGTTGAAGTACTGGAGCTGCTCCAGCAGGACCAGACCCTCCAGGGGATCCGCGTCCGCAATGCCGAAGGCGACCTCCAGACCATCGACGCCCGTGAGGCCGTGCTCTGCTGCGGGGCCTGGAGTGCCGAGCTGCTGCCCGAGCTGCCGATCTATCCAGTCAAAGGACAGATGCTCTCGCTGCAGGGCCCGAAAGACGCTCTGCCCCGGGTGATCTTTGGCCCGGGCACCTATCTGGTCCCCAGAGAAGACGGACTGCTGGTGGTGGGTGCCACCAGCGAACGGGATGCAGGTTTCACGACTGGGCTGACCCCCTTTGGTCAGAGGCAACTGCAGGCAGGCATCGCGGCGCTCCTCCCCGAGGCCAAACACTGGCCACCGATGGAGCGCTGGTGGGGCTTCCGGCCCTGCACCCCCGACGAAGGTCCCCTGCTCGGGGCTAGCTCGATCTCCGGTTTGTGGCTAGCTGCCGGCCATCACCGCAATGGCGTTCTGCTGGCAGCCATCACCGCCCAACTGCTGCGCAAGTGCCTTCTTGGGGAAATCCTTGTCCGCGAGGAAGAGGACCTGCTCGCAGCATTCAGCTGGAAGCGGTTTTCCTAA
- the argJ gene encoding bifunctional glutamate N-acetyltransferase/amino-acid acetyltransferase ArgJ: MTQSWRSIAGGVTAPQGFQAAGITAGLKASGKPDLSLLLAPEGAVCAGTFTTSLVRAACVDLCSDRLAASGGVARAVLTNSGQANACTGDRGLIDSIRATQAVADRLGLSAEEVLICSTGVIGVPISMETLLQAIDPLAESLSSEGGPAAAQAILTTDLIDKQIALEADLGGQTVRIGGMAKGSGMIHPNMATMLGYLSCDAGVPAEVWQGMVSRAVQRSFNAITVDGDTSTNDTYLAFAAGAALDPADYVALEEGVTAVSQHLAKAIARDGEGATCLLEVQVEGAATEADALAIARTVCGSSLVKTAVHGRDPNWGRIVAAAGRAGVSFQPAAVALWLGEHQLMAAGQPLAFDRAGASAYMRDRAAGAYLSDDTVQIRLAVGDGPGSGLAWGCDLSDQYVRINADYTT, from the coding sequence GTGACGCAGTCCTGGCGATCGATTGCAGGTGGCGTGACGGCGCCGCAGGGGTTTCAAGCCGCCGGGATCACGGCGGGACTGAAGGCCTCGGGGAAGCCTGACCTCTCGCTCTTGTTGGCCCCTGAGGGCGCCGTTTGTGCGGGGACCTTCACGACGTCTCTGGTGCGCGCCGCCTGTGTGGATCTCTGCTCCGATCGCCTGGCGGCTAGCGGTGGGGTGGCTCGGGCAGTGCTCACCAACTCCGGTCAGGCCAATGCCTGCACCGGTGATCGCGGCCTGATTGACAGCATCCGCGCCACCCAGGCCGTGGCCGATCGCCTCGGGCTCTCTGCTGAAGAGGTTCTGATCTGCTCTACCGGGGTCATCGGGGTCCCGATCTCGATGGAGACCCTGCTGCAGGCCATTGATCCCCTGGCGGAAAGCCTCAGTTCGGAGGGCGGTCCTGCGGCGGCCCAGGCGATCCTCACCACTGACTTGATCGATAAGCAGATCGCTCTTGAGGCGGATCTCGGCGGCCAGACCGTTCGGATCGGTGGGATGGCCAAAGGATCGGGAATGATCCACCCGAACATGGCCACGATGCTCGGCTACCTGAGCTGTGATGCCGGCGTGCCGGCGGAGGTCTGGCAGGGAATGGTCTCCCGCGCCGTGCAGCGCTCGTTCAACGCCATCACGGTCGATGGCGACACCAGCACGAACGACACCTATCTGGCTTTTGCGGCTGGTGCCGCTCTTGATCCCGCTGACTACGTCGCCCTGGAGGAGGGGGTGACAGCGGTTTCTCAGCACCTGGCCAAGGCCATTGCCCGTGATGGCGAAGGGGCCACCTGCCTGCTGGAGGTTCAGGTGGAGGGGGCTGCCACAGAAGCCGATGCGTTGGCCATCGCCCGAACGGTCTGTGGCTCCTCCTTGGTTAAGACAGCCGTTCACGGCCGTGACCCCAACTGGGGCCGGATTGTGGCTGCGGCCGGTCGTGCGGGTGTCTCGTTCCAGCCTGCAGCCGTCGCGCTTTGGCTCGGGGAGCATCAGCTGATGGCAGCAGGACAACCGCTGGCCTTTGATCGCGCGGGCGCTTCGGCCTACATGCGGGATCGGGCCGCTGGCGCCTACCTCTCGGATGACACCGTTCAGATCCGCCTCGCAGTTGGCGACGGACCAGGCAGCGGATTGGCTTGGGGCTGCGATCTCTCCGATCAGTACGTCCGCATCAACGCCGACTACACGACCTAA
- the eno gene encoding phosphopyruvate hydratase encodes MIDTLDLVIDTIVAREVLDSRGTPTVEAEVMLEGGASGRAIVPSGASTGAHEACELRDGGSRYCGKGVLQAVSNVEEKIAPALCGLSALDQGTVDAAMLELDGSDNKSALGANAILAVSLATARAAANGVGLPLYRYLGGPMANLLPVPLMNVINGGAHAANSLDFQEFMLVPHGAPTFREALRMGTEVFHTLKGLLKDKGLSTAVGDEGGFAPDLGNIEAGDLLVQAIEKAGYRPGDQISLALDVASTEFFKDGRYAFDGGNYTSAEMVDQLAALVNRFPITSIEDGVAEDDWEGWALLTEKLGKTVQLVGDDLFVTNSARLQRGIDLGVANSILIKVNQIGTLTETLQAIDLAGRAGYTSVISHRSGETEDTTIADLAVATRAGQIKTGSLSRSERVAKYNQLLRIEDELGSQAVFAGAEDRGPRGKA; translated from the coding sequence GTGATCGACACCCTCGACCTCGTCATCGACACCATCGTGGCCCGGGAGGTTCTCGATTCCCGTGGCACACCGACTGTGGAAGCCGAGGTGATGCTCGAGGGCGGAGCCAGTGGCCGCGCCATTGTTCCCAGTGGCGCCAGCACAGGTGCCCACGAAGCCTGCGAACTGCGGGATGGCGGCAGCCGCTACTGCGGCAAGGGTGTGCTGCAGGCCGTCAGCAACGTCGAAGAAAAAATTGCTCCGGCCCTTTGCGGCCTGAGCGCCCTGGACCAGGGCACCGTTGACGCCGCGATGCTGGAGCTCGACGGCAGCGACAACAAAAGCGCCCTGGGCGCTAACGCGATCCTGGCGGTGAGCCTGGCCACGGCCCGGGCGGCAGCGAACGGGGTCGGTCTGCCCCTCTACCGCTATCTGGGCGGCCCAATGGCCAACCTGCTGCCGGTGCCGTTGATGAACGTGATCAACGGCGGCGCCCACGCGGCCAACAGCCTGGACTTTCAGGAGTTCATGCTCGTGCCCCACGGCGCCCCCACCTTCCGAGAGGCGCTGCGGATGGGCACCGAGGTGTTCCACACCCTCAAGGGCCTGCTCAAGGACAAGGGCCTGAGCACGGCCGTTGGCGACGAAGGCGGCTTTGCCCCCGACCTTGGCAACATCGAAGCCGGCGATCTGCTGGTGCAAGCGATCGAGAAAGCCGGCTACCGCCCTGGCGATCAGATCTCCCTGGCCCTGGACGTGGCCAGCACCGAGTTCTTCAAGGACGGCCGCTACGCCTTCGATGGCGGCAACTACACCAGCGCTGAGATGGTCGACCAGCTGGCCGCCCTGGTGAACCGCTTCCCGATCACCTCCATCGAAGACGGCGTCGCCGAAGACGACTGGGAAGGCTGGGCCCTGCTGACCGAGAAGCTCGGCAAGACCGTTCAGCTGGTGGGTGACGACCTGTTCGTGACCAACAGCGCCCGTCTGCAACGCGGCATCGACCTGGGCGTGGCCAACTCGATCCTGATCAAGGTCAACCAGATCGGCACCCTGACCGAGACCCTCCAGGCCATCGACCTGGCTGGCCGCGCTGGCTACACCAGCGTGATCTCCCACCGCTCCGGTGAGACCGAAGACACCACGATTGCCGACCTGGCGGTGGCCACCCGCGCCGGCCAAATCAAGACCGGTTCGCTGAGCCGCAGCGAGCGGGTCGCCAAGTACAACCAACTGCTCCGTATCGAAGACGAACTGGGCAGCCAGGCCGTCTTCGCCGGTGCCGAGGACCGCGGCCCCCGCGGCAAGGCCTGA
- a CDS encoding AarF/ABC1/UbiB kinase family protein, with protein MRLLRPALASALRSLRIWGAVLQLLLFLWWDAQAWSYPGGVTQERQERRQKRRARWLTAQLLELGSAFIKLGQLLSARPDVLPASWVEELSRLQDSVPAFSFDTAQALLEQELGERCAEIIDIEEQPLGAASLAQVHRASLRSGRQVVFKIQRPGLERLFRLDLEVMQQVAAVLQRHPQWGVGRDWVSIAQECRRVLLRELDFRLEAEHAARFRQQFLDDPGIRIPAVVWELTTRRVLCLDYVPGIKINDRQALLDAGIDPSAVAEKGAASYLQQLVRFGFFHADPHPGNLAVARDGALIYYDFGMVGTLSQRLRSRLGRMVTAAAARDASSLVRELQAAGVIASDIDPGPVRRLVRVMLAEALTPPFSANVLDKLSGDLYELVYGQPFRLPPELIFVMRALSTFEGVGRSLDPSFSLVAIARPYLLPLMTASGNGPNDLFNQLGRQAVEVGSRALGLPQRLEDSLSRIEQGDLQVQIRAGETDRLLRRLALSQQSAGQSVLLGALTVAAAMLAASTRPVLTIVPVVAAIPVGLSWVKLQARLKRDARIDKLGNP; from the coding sequence ATGCGCCTCCTGAGACCTGCTCTGGCGAGCGCGCTTCGCTCCCTACGGATCTGGGGCGCTGTTCTTCAGTTGTTGCTCTTCCTCTGGTGGGATGCGCAGGCCTGGAGCTATCCAGGTGGTGTCACCCAGGAGCGGCAAGAGCGGCGGCAGAAGCGCCGTGCCCGTTGGCTCACGGCCCAGTTGCTGGAGCTGGGTTCGGCCTTCATCAAGCTCGGTCAGCTTCTCTCGGCTAGGCCGGATGTGTTGCCGGCCAGTTGGGTCGAAGAACTCTCGAGGCTTCAGGACAGCGTCCCGGCTTTCTCCTTCGATACGGCCCAGGCACTGCTGGAGCAGGAGCTGGGTGAGCGCTGCGCTGAGATCATCGATATCGAGGAGCAACCCCTCGGGGCCGCCAGCCTGGCCCAGGTTCATCGCGCCAGCCTCCGTAGTGGCCGGCAGGTGGTCTTCAAGATCCAGCGCCCCGGTCTTGAGCGCCTCTTCCGCCTCGATCTTGAGGTCATGCAACAGGTGGCTGCGGTGCTGCAGCGCCATCCCCAGTGGGGCGTGGGTCGCGATTGGGTCTCCATCGCTCAGGAATGTCGCCGTGTGCTCCTGCGTGAGCTCGACTTCCGTCTAGAGGCCGAGCATGCCGCCCGCTTCCGGCAGCAATTTCTCGATGACCCGGGCATTCGGATCCCAGCGGTGGTCTGGGAGCTCACCACCCGCCGGGTGCTCTGCCTCGACTACGTCCCTGGGATCAAAATCAACGACCGTCAGGCCCTGCTTGATGCCGGCATCGATCCGTCGGCGGTCGCAGAAAAAGGAGCCGCCAGTTACCTGCAGCAGCTGGTCCGCTTTGGCTTCTTCCATGCCGATCCCCATCCCGGGAATTTGGCGGTGGCCCGTGATGGGGCCCTCATCTACTACGACTTCGGCATGGTCGGGACCTTGTCTCAGCGGCTTCGCAGTCGCCTGGGACGGATGGTGACCGCCGCTGCTGCCCGCGACGCCTCGAGCCTGGTGCGTGAGCTCCAGGCCGCGGGTGTGATCGCCTCCGACATTGACCCCGGTCCGGTCCGCCGCCTCGTCCGCGTCATGCTCGCGGAGGCCCTGACGCCCCCGTTCTCCGCCAACGTCCTCGACAAACTCTCGGGGGATCTCTACGAGTTGGTCTATGGGCAGCCCTTCCGCCTGCCCCCGGAGCTGATCTTTGTGATGCGGGCCCTCTCCACCTTCGAGGGAGTCGGCCGCAGCCTGGATCCCAGCTTTAGCCTCGTGGCCATCGCCCGTCCCTATCTGCTTCCGCTCATGACCGCCAGTGGCAACGGCCCCAACGATCTCTTCAATCAGTTGGGTCGCCAGGCGGTGGAGGTGGGCAGCCGTGCCCTCGGCCTTCCCCAGCGTCTGGAGGACAGCCTCAGTCGCATCGAGCAGGGGGATCTCCAAGTTCAGATTCGAGCCGGTGAAACCGATCGCCTGCTTCGCCGTCTAGCCCTGAGCCAGCAGAGCGCGGGCCAATCGGTGCTGCTCGGGGCCCTGACCGTGGCTGCGGCCATGTTGGCGGCCAGCACCAGACCTGTTCTGACGATTGTTCCCGTTGTCGCCGCCATTCCAGTCGGCTTGAGCTGGGTGAAGTTGCAGGCCCGCCTCAAGCGCGACGCGCGTATCGACAAGCTCGGCAATCCCTAA
- the gloA gene encoding lactoylglutathione lyase, with protein MRLLHTMLRVGDLERSIAFYTEILGMRLLRRKDYPGGRFTLAFVGYGEESDTTVLELTHNWDTSSYDIGSGYGHIALGVDDIVGVCDQIRAKGGNVVREPGPMKNGTTVIAFVEDPDGYKVELIEMSSRAHAA; from the coding sequence ATGCGCCTTCTCCACACCATGCTGCGGGTCGGCGACCTGGAGCGCTCGATCGCGTTCTACACCGAGATTCTTGGGATGCGGCTGCTGCGTCGCAAGGACTATCCCGGCGGCCGTTTCACCCTGGCTTTTGTGGGGTACGGAGAGGAAAGCGACACCACGGTCCTCGAGCTCACCCACAACTGGGACACCAGCAGCTACGACATCGGTAGCGGCTATGGCCACATCGCCCTGGGCGTGGACGACATCGTGGGCGTCTGCGACCAGATCCGCGCCAAGGGGGGGAATGTGGTGCGTGAACCGGGCCCGATGAAGAACGGCACCACCGTGATTGCCTTCGTCGAGGACCCAGATGGCTACAAGGTTGAACTGATTGAGATGAGCTCTCGCGCCCATGCGGCCTGA